The nucleotide sequence GTTCGGCGCTCGACCCGATCGCGACGGCCAAGATCGAGGAGCTGATCCACGAGCTGCGCGGCCGCTATGCGATCGCCATCGTCACCCACAACATGCAGCAGGCCGCCCGAGTCAGCCAGCGGACCGCTTTCTTCCACCTCGGTGAACTGATCGAATACGGCAAGACCAAGGAGATCTTCACCAACCCGCGCGAGCAGCGCACCCAGGACTATATCACCGGCCGGTACGGCTGAGGGAGGGCGTGCAAGTGGCTACCCAGGGACATACGCTCAAGGCGTTCGACGAGGATCTCGACCGGCTGCGCGCGCTCATCACCGAGATGGGCGGCCGGGCCGAGCATGCGATCATCGAGGCGATGCGCTGCCTGTCTGAGCGTGACGGCGACGGCGCGCTCAAGGTGATCGAGGACGACAAGAAGATCGACGCGCTCGAGGTCGAGACCGAGCGGCGGGTGATCCAGCTGATCGCCCTTCGCGCGCCGATGGCCGGCGACCTTCGCGACGTGGTCGCCGCGCTCAAGATCTCGGGCGTGGTGGAGCGCATCGGCGACTATGCCAAGAACATCGCCAAGCGCGTCGCCGTGCTGGAAGGCGCGGGCAAGATCGAGCCTTTGTCGCTGCTGCCAGAAATGGCGCGCATCGCCGTCGGCATGGTGCACGACGTGCTGAACGCCTTCGTCCAGCGCGACGCCGAGGCCGCCGTCCGGGTGTGCAAGCGCGACAAGGCGGTCGACGACTTCTACGACAGCGTGTTCCGGACCCTCCTCACCCACATGATGGAGAATCCGCACAACATCGGCCAGGCGGCGCACCTGCTGTTCGTCGCCAAGAACCTCGAGCGGGTCGGCGACCATGCCACCAACATCGCCGAGATGGTCTATTATGCCGCCACCGGCGAACATATGGCCGACCGGATCAAGGGCGCGGAAGGGCTGACGGTCTGATGGCGGCGCGGGGGCAATTGCTGCTGGTCGAGGACGATCGATCCCTGGCCGAGCTCATCACCTTCCACTTCGACCGGGAGGGCTACAAGGTCACCCGCACGGGCGACGGCGAGGAAGCCCTGTTGCTGGCCGAGGAGATCAAGCCCGACCTGATGATCCTCGACTGGATGATCGAGGGGATCAGCGGCATCGAGGTGTGCCGGCGGCTGCGGCGGCGGCAGACCACCGCCAACCTGCCGATCCTGATGCTGACGGCACGCGGCGAGGAGAATGATCGCGTGCGCGGGCTGGAGACCGGCGCCGACGACTATATCACCAAGCCGTTCAGCCCGAAGGAACTGGTGGCGCGTGCCGCCGCCGTGCTTCGCCGGGTTCGTCCCGCGCTGGCCGCGCAGACGCTCGACTATGCCGGGCTGGAGATGGACATCACCGCGCACCGGGTGAAGCGCGACGGCAAGACGCTTTCACTCGGGCCGACCGAATATCGGCTGCTGCGCCACTTCCTCGAGCATCCGGGCCGGGTCTTCTCGCGCCAGCAGCTGCTCGAGACGGTCTGGCCGCACAGCGAGGAGATCGAGCTTCGCACGGTCGACGTCCATATCCGCCGGCTGCGCCTTGCGCTCGGGGAGCCGGACCTGATCCGGACGGTGCGCAGCGCCGGCTATGCGCTTGACGCGGACGGCCTCGCCTAGCTCAGCACCAGCGCCCACAGGCTCGCGCCCACGCTGAGCAGGAAGACGATGAGGATCAGGCTGAAGCGGGTGGCGGAGGCCTTCGACCGCGCGATCGCCTCCTCGTCGATCCAGTAGCGTCCGCCACCCGAATCGCGGACATCGCCGCGCTTGACCAGATAGTCGAGCATCTCCTTCGTGCCCTTGGCCGACAGGTCGAGCGGGATCGCGGCCCGGCTGTTGGTCGCCCGTGCCTTCTTCAGCGGATCGGTTATCAGCCTGGCCGATGCGGCCTGCTGCTGCGCGGCGGCGATGAGGGCGGCGTTGATCGCGGGATTGGCCATGAGGGCAGGATAACGGAACCGTGCGTCGCTCCCAAGCGATTCCGGCTCGTAACGATCTGTTGAGGAGCCTCAAGTCGCATGGCCGCTCGTCCCAGCTGGCGCGGACAGATCCGTCTCGCCCTCGTCTCCATCCCGGTCGAGATCTACCCGGCGTCCAAGTCGGGCGCGAGTATCTCCTTCCACCAGATCCACGAGCCGACGGGCAAGAGGATCAAGTACGAGAAGGTCGCGCCGGGCGTCGGCCCGGTCAGCGCCGACGACATCGTCAAGGGATTCGAGGTGACCAAGGGCGAATATGTCCTGCTCGAGCCCGAGGAGATCGAGAGCGTCAAGCTGGAGAGCCGCAAGACGCTGGAGCTGGCGCAGTTCGTCGACGCGGACGAGATCGACGCCCTTTATTACGAGAAGCCCTATTTCGTCGTGCCCGCCGACGATCTCGCCGAGGAGGCCTTCATCGTGCTGCGCGAGGCGCTTCGGCGGGCGCGCAAGGTCGGCATCGGCCAGCTTGCCATGCGGGGCCAGGAATATGTGGTGGCGATCAAGCCGTGTGGGCGCGGCATCCTGATGGAGACGCTGCGCTACGCCGACGAGCTCAACAAGGCGTCGAGCTACTTTCGCGACATCGAGGATTCGGTGCCCGATGCCGACCTGCTCGAGCTGGCGACGAGCCTGATCGACAAGAAGACCGGCAAGTTCTCGCCAAGCGAGTTCCACAACCGCTACGTCGACGCGCTGCGCGGGCTGATCGAGGAGAAGCGCAGGAAGAAGGGCGGCGGGCTGGTCATCCAGGATCCGGACAAGGAGCCGCCGAAGAAGAGCAATGTCGTCGACCTCATGGCCGCGCTGAAGAAGAGCCTGGGCGAGAGCAACGACAATGCCGATGCGCCGCCGGCTCCCAAGAAGGCGGCCGCAAAGAAGGCGCCGGCCAAGGCCGCGGCCCCGCGCAAGCCCGCCACGCC is from Sphingomonas sp. LHG3406-1 and encodes:
- the phoU gene encoding phosphate signaling complex protein PhoU; the protein is MATQGHTLKAFDEDLDRLRALITEMGGRAEHAIIEAMRCLSERDGDGALKVIEDDKKIDALEVETERRVIQLIALRAPMAGDLRDVVAALKISGVVERIGDYAKNIAKRVAVLEGAGKIEPLSLLPEMARIAVGMVHDVLNAFVQRDAEAAVRVCKRDKAVDDFYDSVFRTLLTHMMENPHNIGQAAHLLFVAKNLERVGDHATNIAEMVYYAATGEHMADRIKGAEGLTV
- the phoB gene encoding phosphate regulon transcriptional regulator PhoB, which produces MAARGQLLLVEDDRSLAELITFHFDREGYKVTRTGDGEEALLLAEEIKPDLMILDWMIEGISGIEVCRRLRRRQTTANLPILMLTARGEENDRVRGLETGADDYITKPFSPKELVARAAAVLRRVRPALAAQTLDYAGLEMDITAHRVKRDGKTLSLGPTEYRLLRHFLEHPGRVFSRQQLLETVWPHSEEIELRTVDVHIRRLRLALGEPDLIRTVRSAGYALDADGLA
- a CDS encoding Ku protein yields the protein MAARPSWRGQIRLALVSIPVEIYPASKSGASISFHQIHEPTGKRIKYEKVAPGVGPVSADDIVKGFEVTKGEYVLLEPEEIESVKLESRKTLELAQFVDADEIDALYYEKPYFVVPADDLAEEAFIVLREALRRARKVGIGQLAMRGQEYVVAIKPCGRGILMETLRYADELNKASSYFRDIEDSVPDADLLELATSLIDKKTGKFSPSEFHNRYVDALRGLIEEKRRKKGGGLVIQDPDKEPPKKSNVVDLMAALKKSLGESNDNADAPPAPKKAAAKKAPAKAAAPRKPATPRKAAGGKR